The genomic region ATGCCTGCGCAGATTCTGGATGGACGGGCGCTGGGGGCCATCATCAAAGATGAACTTAAGGCGAAAGCCAGAAAGCGCGCCGAGGAGTTGGGCTGGCCGCCAGGACTGGCGATTGTGCGCGTCGGCGAGGAGGCCGCCTCTGCCGTCTATATCAAGCAGCTTTTGCGCGTGGCCGCCGAGATCGGCGTTGACGCTCAGCTGATTTCATTGGAAAGCGATAACACCATTGACGAGACGCTGAGCACAGAGCTCAGCCGACTCAACGAAGACGCCCATATTCAGGGCATCATCATTCAGATGCCGCTCCCGCCGCACCTTTCGCAGCAGAGCGCCGCCAACGCCATCGCTTCCACCAAAGATGTTGACGGCATCAGTCCGCGCAGCGCGGGAAATCTATTTCTTGGCTTGCCTTCCTTTGTCCCTTCCACCAGCGCCGCCATCATGGAGGCGCTGGACCGCGCAGGCATCAACCCGGCGGGCAAGCGCGCTGTCGTCGTCGGGCGCAGCAACGTCGTTGGCAAGCCGCTCTCATTTCTCCTGCTCCAGCGCAACGCCACCGTCACCATCTGTGGCCGCCAGACCCGCAGCCTGGGCGCCATAACACGCCTGGCCGACATCCTGGTCGCGGCGGCTGGTCAGGCCAGATTGATTACCGCCGAGATGGTCAAGCCAGGCGCAGCCGTCATAGACGTGGGCATTAACGTCAAGCCGGAGGGCGGCATCACCGGCGACGTAGATTTTGAGGGCGTCAAAGCGGTAGCCGGAGCGATTACGCCCGTCCCCGGCGGCATCGGCCTGCTCACGAATCTCATGGTCATGAAACAGGTCATCGAAGGCGAGCGATAGCATCGAGGCAAGTGCTCTTATGGCTGGCTTGCGGTAGCCAGCCCCTGCTGAAAGCGCGCCCACGCGGCTTCGACCTGGGCGCGAGTCGCCTCCAACGTGCCGCTGTTGTCAATCACCTCATCAACCAGCGCCAGCTTCGGCGCAGTGGGCGGCTGCGAGCGGAGTCTTGCGCGCGCCTCTTCCTCGCTGAAGCCGCTGCGCTCCATCAGCCGCCGCAACTGCTGCTCTTCTTCACAGATCACCAGCCAGCGGCTCTTGCAGAGCGCGCCAGTGCCGCCCTCCAGCAGCTTCACCGCGTCCAGAATCAAGATCGCATCTGGCGGCTCTGCCTGGATTTCGGCGGCGATAGCCGCGCCCACTGCCGGATGCACAATCGCCTCTAGGCGACGCAGCGCCTCAGCATCGTTAAAGACGATATTCCCCAGCCTGCGCCGATCAATCGCGCCCTCCGGCGTCAGAATCTCCGAGCCAAAAGCAGCAACCACACCTGCATAGATGGGCTTGCCCGGCTCGTAGAGTTGATGGACC from Ktedonobacterales bacterium harbors:
- the coaE gene encoding dephospho-CoA kinase (Dephospho-CoA kinase (CoaE) performs the final step in coenzyme A biosynthesis.); the protein is MAILLGITGNIASGKTTVGQMLLELGAARYIDADLVVHQLYEPGKPIYAGVVAAFGSEILTPEGAIDRRRLGNIVFNDAEALRRLEAIVHPAVGAAIAAEIQAEPPDAILILDAVKLLEGGTGALCKSRWLVICEEEQQLRRLMERSGFSEEEARARLRSQPPTAPKLALVDEVIDNSGTLEATRAQVEAAWARFQQGLATASQP
- a CDS encoding bifunctional 5,10-methylenetetrahydrofolate dehydrogenase/5,10-methenyltetrahydrofolate cyclohydrolase, encoding MPAQILDGRALGAIIKDELKAKARKRAEELGWPPGLAIVRVGEEAASAVYIKQLLRVAAEIGVDAQLISLESDNTIDETLSTELSRLNEDAHIQGIIIQMPLPPHLSQQSAANAIASTKDVDGISPRSAGNLFLGLPSFVPSTSAAIMEALDRAGINPAGKRAVVVGRSNVVGKPLSFLLLQRNATVTICGRQTRSLGAITRLADILVAAAGQARLITAEMVKPGAAVIDVGINVKPEGGITGDVDFEGVKAVAGAITPVPGGIGLLTNLMVMKQVIEGER